A segment of the Flavobacterium azooxidireducens genome:
AATTAAAATCAGTAATAATATCGATATTTTTATTCTCGGCAAGCGATTGTAAAGAATTTATAACCAGATTTATTTCTTCATAAAGATTTGCTTTTGCGTTGTATGCCACAATTTTTTTGTGTTCATTTTTTGAAAAATCTAAAATTTGATTTGAAGTAATTAATAGTGAATCTGAGGTAAAGTGCAGTGAGTTGATGGTTGGTTTTAATTCATTATTTTTGTTTTCACTCTTGAGTTTATTGGCATAATTTGAAATAATTTTCAAAGGAGCTCTCATTTCATGACTAATCATTCCGATTAAACGGTTTTTAAAATCAAGATTTTTTTCTGCGTCTAATTTTGCCTCAGATAGTCTTTTTTCGTAAGAAAATGCAATTCCGGTAAAAATCAACAATAAAAAAGTTGCCAATCCCATCAATACCAAAAGGGTTACAATATTTTTATTTCTAATTTGCGTACCCAAATTGTATTTGTTGAGTATGTTTTTTTGATTATAAATAGTGTATTTTTCGGCAGTATCGGTATAAAATTGAATGATTTCCTGAGTGTTATCAATTATTTTTTTGTTGATAGACATTAACTTTCTATCTTTTTCAGTCAAATCAGCATATCTTTTTTGTAATTTAAAAAATTGATTAGAGTAATGATGATCTGTTGACAAGAAAGCATTTTTTAGTTGCGTTTCAATATTTCCTGATTTTTCTTCTTCTCCATAAGTCATTTTAATGTTGAGGTGAAGTTCTTCGCGTTTCACATCATATTTTCCGATGATTGCATTTCCAATTCGAGCAAACATTCCTCTTTTTACAACATCATCTGAAATTTTAATACTATCAAAACTGATACTTTGCAATACTTTTTCAAAATCATATTTTTTTAAAGAGAAATTGTCAAACGGAATTGCATCAACAGGCTTTATGCCCAATACTATAATCGAATCTAACGCTCTTTTGAGGTAAGCAATTTCCTTTTCGGTAGAAAGTTTTAGGCTTACAATATCTTTAAAATTGTGTTCTTTTTTTGCAATAGTATTTAGGCTGTCCAAATAAACAGTCATGCTATCTATCGATATTTTATAATTTTCTAAACTTGATTTTTTGTAGTTGTAAATATAATCGTTAAAGTGATTTTGGGCATCAAAATAGTGATTTGTTGCTTTGTTGGATAACGATAGAATTAAATTAGGATTGCTAATTGTTGAAATAGCTTCTACTAGTTTTTTTTCACTGGAATTGTGATTGAACCAAGTTCTAAAAATCAAAATTTGAATAATGACGATGAAAACTAAAAGAGAAGAATGAATAAGTTTTCGATTTATAAACGGTAATTTTTTCATTTGACTAAATTTGTTTGGTTTATATAATTTTTTTGTGGTTTATATAATTTCTGGTTCACTTCTTCTTGAATGTAAATAATTTGAAAGCTAAGTGATTAAGAATAGTTTAGCATTCCAAATGTAAGAAAAAAGCACTGACTTTTATTGACAAATGTGTTTTTTTTGAATATTTAAGGTTTAGGTAATATTGTTAAATATAGTTTTGTAATATTCTTAAAAAGCAGTAAATTGTTGAATTAATGAAAGTAAATGATAGTTAAAAAAAAATTAAAGATGAAACAATCTGTAACTTTGATGTGTCGACTGGACAATTTTTTCAGTTCGTTCCGGGTGCGTATCAGAGATAAATAATTGTCCAAACTCATCATCATTTACCATTTCTACAATTTTACCCACTCTGGTTTCGTCCAATTTATCGAAAATATCATCTAATAATAAAATTGGTTTTTGTCCGCTTTGTTTTTTTAAGAATTCAAACTGAGCCAATTTCAACGCAATTAAAAACGATTTTTGCTGACCTTGTGATCCAAATTTTTTGATGGGATGACCGGAAATTTCAAATGATAAATCATCTTTGTGAATACCAACACTAGTGTATTGTAAAGCTCGATCTTTTGCTAAATTTTCGTCTAAAAGAGTTTGAAGATTCTTTTCAAAAAGATGACTTTCATACACCAATTGAACTTCTTCGGCTGAATTAGTAATAGTTTGATGATGCTTGTTAAAAATCGGCAGAAATTCTTCTATAAATTCTTTTCTTTTTTCAAAAATTGATTGACCTAACTCATTCAACTGCTCGTTGTAAATCTGTAAAGTATCTTTTTCAAAAACATGATTTAGTGCAAAATATTTCAACAAAGCATTGCGTTGCAAAATGATTTTTTGGTAGTGAATAAGCTGATTTAAGTAAACCGAATTTAGTTGCGAAATTACGCTGTCCATGAACTTTCGTCGGGTTTCACTTCCTTCAATAATCAAATCGGTGTCTGCCGGAGAAATAATTACAAGCGGAATAAATCCAAGATGTTCCGAAAATTTGTCATATATCTTGCCATTTCTTTTCAAAACTTTCTTCAATCCTTTTTTTACACTGCAAACAATTTGTTCGGATCGTTCGTTTTTTTCAAATTCACCATCAATGACAAAAAATTCTTCACCATGCTTAATATTTTGTATTGCCGTAGGGTTAAAATAGCTTTTTCCGTAGGCTAAATGATAAATTGCATCTAAAACATTGGTTTTTCCTACACCGTTTTTTCCCACAAAACAATTAATCTTGCTGTCGAACTCAAATTGAGTTTCAGAAAAATTTTTATAATTAAAAAGCGAAATTTGTTTTAAAAACAAGGTAAATAGGTTTATAAGTTTGAATAAATCTGATTTTAGCACTGCAAAAATAAACTGTTTTAAAGGAATAAATACTGTTTAAATGCGAAGTGTCGAAAATTATTCAAAAATATCCAAAAAAATGACTTTTATATATCAATAAAAATTTTATTTTTGCGGCTCATTAAATTAAATATAA
Coding sequences within it:
- a CDS encoding ATP-binding response regulator: MKKLPFINRKLIHSSLLVFIVIIQILIFRTWFNHNSSEKKLVEAISTISNPNLILSLSNKATNHYFDAQNHFNDYIYNYKKSSLENYKISIDSMTVYLDSLNTIAKKEHNFKDIVSLKLSTEKEIAYLKRALDSIIVLGIKPVDAIPFDNFSLKKYDFEKVLQSISFDSIKISDDVVKRGMFARIGNAIIGKYDVKREELHLNIKMTYGEEEKSGNIETQLKNAFLSTDHHYSNQFFKLQKRYADLTEKDRKLMSINKKIIDNTQEIIQFYTDTAEKYTIYNQKNILNKYNLGTQIRNKNIVTLLVLMGLATFLLLIFTGIAFSYEKRLSEAKLDAEKNLDFKNRLIGMISHEMRAPLKIISNYANKLKSENKNNELKPTINSLHFTSDSLLITSNQILDFSKNEHKKIVAYNAKANLYEEINLVINSLQSLAENKNIDIITDFNSNLNTNVLIDAGKLHQLFYNIIGNAIKFTDKGNITVLAKTSNQESKVNLEVAIIDTGIGIPEKDLKNIFDKFYQSESSGKQISFGAGLGLNLCKEIIELYEGEITVESQVNIGTKISFFLCLDEFSISSESNHNKIINLLKSKPLSVAILDDDPIMIAILSKLLKEAHFDVKEFTTCNSLREFLKTQTTNLIITDLQLPDGSGIEFIDELKNSTKAIKNIPFIALTGDSYMENVEPKDIGMHEIIIKPINKEELYAKLLKVLQ
- the recF gene encoding DNA replication/repair protein RecF (All proteins in this family for which functions are known are DNA-binding proteins that assist the filamentation of RecA onto DNA for the initiation of recombination or recombinational repair.), producing MFLKQISLFNYKNFSETQFEFDSKINCFVGKNGVGKTNVLDAIYHLAYGKSYFNPTAIQNIKHGEEFFVIDGEFEKNERSEQIVCSVKKGLKKVLKRNGKIYDKFSEHLGFIPLVIISPADTDLIIEGSETRRKFMDSVISQLNSVYLNQLIHYQKIILQRNALLKYFALNHVFEKDTLQIYNEQLNELGQSIFEKRKEFIEEFLPIFNKHHQTITNSAEEVQLVYESHLFEKNLQTLLDENLAKDRALQYTSVGIHKDDLSFEISGHPIKKFGSQGQQKSFLIALKLAQFEFLKKQSGQKPILLLDDIFDKLDETRVGKIVEMVNDDEFGQLFISDTHPERTEKIVQSTHQSYRLFHL